In Octopus bimaculoides isolate UCB-OBI-ISO-001 chromosome 26, ASM119413v2, whole genome shotgun sequence, the following are encoded in one genomic region:
- the LOC106871852 gene encoding TNF receptor-associated factor 4 isoform X5 translates to MDPVSIQSLPVAYRHNIATLFNPVLDSTTDLHHLLNCSSVNLNAGVFKCPEDDKPLDYSKLYPDNNLYTEITTSLIRCKHYKDGCKWVDQLGKLQSHLDICRYDAVSCPNSCSALLSRMCVHDHLEFTCPRRRVLCKFCGNEFSGEQFENHNGNCPYESVWCENKCGARLDRRHLSNHMKNECHKRTVLCQYCKREFVEETLQTHQYKCPRFPVQCPNQCETAKIPREEVEVHIQERCPSVSITCAFKEAGCKTKCQRFHLDSHMEENIKRHLSLVWELVRQQQQEIRQLKNALHASTQITNGSYIWKISDYKTKYLEAAYKGAKELTCQPFYTSRNGYKVSASVFLNGYGNSDGKYLSLYFKILPGEYDNILEWPFRLPVTFTLYDQAADPDKRKNIVERFVPDPTRKQFKKPHPDIETLGFGYPKFLSLETLKTRNFIKDDALYIGISVDNKTFIVP, encoded by the exons ATGGACCCCGTATCCATCCAGTCGCTCCCCGTTGCCTACCGGCATAACATCGCAACCCTATTTAATCCAGTCCTCGATTCGACAACAGACTTACATCATCTCCTTAATTGCTCCAGCGTGAACTTAAA TGCTGGTGTATTCAAGTGCCCTGAAGATGACAAACCTCTCGACTACAGCAAA CTTTATCCTGATAACAACCTTTACACAGAGATCACAACCAGTCTGATCCGCTGCAAACACTACAAGGATGGATGCAAATGGGTTGATCAACTGGGAAAATTACAG AGTCATCTCGATATCTGTCGCTACGATGCTGTGTCCTGCCCCAACAGCTGTTCCGCTCTCCTCTCTCGCATGTGTGTCCATGACCATCTAGAATTTACCTGCCCAAGACGACGGGTACTGTGTAAATTTTGTGGAAACGAGTTTTCTGGAGAGCAATTTGAG AATCACAATGGCAACTGTCCATATGAATCCGTGTGGTGCGAGAACAAGTGTGGCGCTCGCCTTGACAGACGACATCTCTCAAATCATATGAAGAATGAATGCCACAAAAGAACTGTCCTGTGTCAGTATTGTAAACGAGAATTTGTAGAAGAAACATTACAG actcaTCAATACAAATGTCCCCGATTCCCTGTGCAATGTCCCAATCAGTGTGAAACAGCAAAAATCCCCAGAGAAGAGGTCGAAGTTCACATTCAAGAACGTTGTCCTTCTGTTTCAATTACTTGTGCTTTTAAAGAGGCTGGCTGCAAGACCAAG TGCCAAAGGTTCCATTTGGACAGTCATATGGAAGAAAATATCAAACGCCATTTGAGCTTGGTCTGGGAACTGGTACGACAGCAACAGCAGGAGATTCGTCAACTGAAGAACGCTCTTCATGCCAGTACACAGATCACCAATGGAAGCTACATTTGGAAGATCAGTGActacaagacaaaatatttagagGCTGCCTACAAAGGAGCCAAAGAACTGACTTGTCAACCGTTTTACACATCAAGGAATGGTTATAAAGTATCGGCATCGGTTTTTCTGAATGGTTACGGGAATTCAGATGGCAAATATCTTTCGTTGTATTTTAAAATCTTACCAGGAGAGTATGATAACATACTCGAATGGCCATTCCGGCTTCCAGTAACCTTTACCTTGTATGATCAAGCTGCTGACCCTGACAAACGTAAGAACATTGTGGAACGTTTTGTACCTGATCCTACAAGGAAACAGTTCAAGAAGCCCCACCCCGACATTGAAACACTCGGATTTGGCTACCCCAAATTCCTTTCTTTGGAGACTCTAAAGACCAGAAATTTCATTAAAGACGATGCTTTGTACATCGGGATTTCTGTagacaacaaaacatttatagTGCCATGA
- the LOC106871852 gene encoding TNF receptor-associated factor 4 isoform X3, with product MPGYNLSFVNKLSRRCICPLCRLPMKDPVVITTCGHRFCDVCLQEFLSRTTNIKNSPHKIAGVFKCPEDDKPLDYSKLYPDNNLYTEITTSLIRCKHYKDGCKWVDQLGKLQSHLDICRYDAVSCPNSCSALLSRMCVHDHLEFTCPRRRVLCKFCGNEFSGEQFENHNGNCPYESVWCENKCGARLDRRHLSNHMKNECHKRTVLCQYCKREFVEETLQTHQYKCPRFPVQCPNQCETAKIPREEVEVHIQERCPSVSITCAFKEAGCKTKCQRFHLDSHMEENIKRHLSLVWELVRQQQQEIRQLKNALHASTQITNGSYIWKISDYKTKYLEAAYKGAKELTCQPFYTSRNGYKVSASVFLNGYGNSDGKYLSLYFKILPGEYDNILEWPFRLPVTFTLYDQAADPDKRKNIVERFVPDPTRKQFKKPHPDIETLGFGYPKFLSLETLKTRNFIKDDALYIGISVDNKTFIVP from the exons TCGAACTACAAACATAAAGAATTCGCCACATAAAAT TGCTGGTGTATTCAAGTGCCCTGAAGATGACAAACCTCTCGACTACAGCAAA CTTTATCCTGATAACAACCTTTACACAGAGATCACAACCAGTCTGATCCGCTGCAAACACTACAAGGATGGATGCAAATGGGTTGATCAACTGGGAAAATTACAG AGTCATCTCGATATCTGTCGCTACGATGCTGTGTCCTGCCCCAACAGCTGTTCCGCTCTCCTCTCTCGCATGTGTGTCCATGACCATCTAGAATTTACCTGCCCAAGACGACGGGTACTGTGTAAATTTTGTGGAAACGAGTTTTCTGGAGAGCAATTTGAG AATCACAATGGCAACTGTCCATATGAATCCGTGTGGTGCGAGAACAAGTGTGGCGCTCGCCTTGACAGACGACATCTCTCAAATCATATGAAGAATGAATGCCACAAAAGAACTGTCCTGTGTCAGTATTGTAAACGAGAATTTGTAGAAGAAACATTACAG actcaTCAATACAAATGTCCCCGATTCCCTGTGCAATGTCCCAATCAGTGTGAAACAGCAAAAATCCCCAGAGAAGAGGTCGAAGTTCACATTCAAGAACGTTGTCCTTCTGTTTCAATTACTTGTGCTTTTAAAGAGGCTGGCTGCAAGACCAAG TGCCAAAGGTTCCATTTGGACAGTCATATGGAAGAAAATATCAAACGCCATTTGAGCTTGGTCTGGGAACTGGTACGACAGCAACAGCAGGAGATTCGTCAACTGAAGAACGCTCTTCATGCCAGTACACAGATCACCAATGGAAGCTACATTTGGAAGATCAGTGActacaagacaaaatatttagagGCTGCCTACAAAGGAGCCAAAGAACTGACTTGTCAACCGTTTTACACATCAAGGAATGGTTATAAAGTATCGGCATCGGTTTTTCTGAATGGTTACGGGAATTCAGATGGCAAATATCTTTCGTTGTATTTTAAAATCTTACCAGGAGAGTATGATAACATACTCGAATGGCCATTCCGGCTTCCAGTAACCTTTACCTTGTATGATCAAGCTGCTGACCCTGACAAACGTAAGAACATTGTGGAACGTTTTGTACCTGATCCTACAAGGAAACAGTTCAAGAAGCCCCACCCCGACATTGAAACACTCGGATTTGGCTACCCCAAATTCCTTTCTTTGGAGACTCTAAAGACCAGAAATTTCATTAAAGACGATGCTTTGTACATCGGGATTTCTGTagacaacaaaacatttatagTGCCATGA
- the LOC106871852 gene encoding TNF receptor-associated factor 4 isoform X6 produces the protein METKVSINYNLVLIGSVIGGYTYSFRKQWNAGVFKCPEDDKPLDYSKLYPDNNLYTEITTSLIRCKHYKDGCKWVDQLGKLQSHLDICRYDAVSCPNSCSALLSRMCVHDHLEFTCPRRRVLCKFCGNEFSGEQFENHNGNCPYESVWCENKCGARLDRRHLSNHMKNECHKRTVLCQYCKREFVEETLQTHQYKCPRFPVQCPNQCETAKIPREEVEVHIQERCPSVSITCAFKEAGCKTKCQRFHLDSHMEENIKRHLSLVWELVRQQQQEIRQLKNALHASTQITNGSYIWKISDYKTKYLEAAYKGAKELTCQPFYTSRNGYKVSASVFLNGYGNSDGKYLSLYFKILPGEYDNILEWPFRLPVTFTLYDQAADPDKRKNIVERFVPDPTRKQFKKPHPDIETLGFGYPKFLSLETLKTRNFIKDDALYIGISVDNKTFIVP, from the exons gtaAGCATTAATTACAATTTGGTACTAATCGGTTCTGTAATTGGTGGATACACCTACAGTTTCAGGAAACAATGGAA TGCTGGTGTATTCAAGTGCCCTGAAGATGACAAACCTCTCGACTACAGCAAA CTTTATCCTGATAACAACCTTTACACAGAGATCACAACCAGTCTGATCCGCTGCAAACACTACAAGGATGGATGCAAATGGGTTGATCAACTGGGAAAATTACAG AGTCATCTCGATATCTGTCGCTACGATGCTGTGTCCTGCCCCAACAGCTGTTCCGCTCTCCTCTCTCGCATGTGTGTCCATGACCATCTAGAATTTACCTGCCCAAGACGACGGGTACTGTGTAAATTTTGTGGAAACGAGTTTTCTGGAGAGCAATTTGAG AATCACAATGGCAACTGTCCATATGAATCCGTGTGGTGCGAGAACAAGTGTGGCGCTCGCCTTGACAGACGACATCTCTCAAATCATATGAAGAATGAATGCCACAAAAGAACTGTCCTGTGTCAGTATTGTAAACGAGAATTTGTAGAAGAAACATTACAG actcaTCAATACAAATGTCCCCGATTCCCTGTGCAATGTCCCAATCAGTGTGAAACAGCAAAAATCCCCAGAGAAGAGGTCGAAGTTCACATTCAAGAACGTTGTCCTTCTGTTTCAATTACTTGTGCTTTTAAAGAGGCTGGCTGCAAGACCAAG TGCCAAAGGTTCCATTTGGACAGTCATATGGAAGAAAATATCAAACGCCATTTGAGCTTGGTCTGGGAACTGGTACGACAGCAACAGCAGGAGATTCGTCAACTGAAGAACGCTCTTCATGCCAGTACACAGATCACCAATGGAAGCTACATTTGGAAGATCAGTGActacaagacaaaatatttagagGCTGCCTACAAAGGAGCCAAAGAACTGACTTGTCAACCGTTTTACACATCAAGGAATGGTTATAAAGTATCGGCATCGGTTTTTCTGAATGGTTACGGGAATTCAGATGGCAAATATCTTTCGTTGTATTTTAAAATCTTACCAGGAGAGTATGATAACATACTCGAATGGCCATTCCGGCTTCCAGTAACCTTTACCTTGTATGATCAAGCTGCTGACCCTGACAAACGTAAGAACATTGTGGAACGTTTTGTACCTGATCCTACAAGGAAACAGTTCAAGAAGCCCCACCCCGACATTGAAACACTCGGATTTGGCTACCCCAAATTCCTTTCTTTGGAGACTCTAAAGACCAGAAATTTCATTAAAGACGATGCTTTGTACATCGGGATTTCTGTagacaacaaaacatttatagTGCCATGA
- the LOC106871852 gene encoding TNF receptor-associated factor 4 isoform X1: MPGYNLSFVNKLSRRCICPLCRLPMKDPVVITTCGHRFCDVCLQEFLRYLPMSASTHSDVDNYSRTTNIKNSPHKIAGVFKCPEDDKPLDYSKLYPDNNLYTEITTSLIRCKHYKDGCKWVDQLGKLQSHLDICRYDAVSCPNSCSALLSRMCVHDHLEFTCPRRRVLCKFCGNEFSGEQFENHNGNCPYESVWCENKCGARLDRRHLSNHMKNECHKRTVLCQYCKREFVEETLQTHQYKCPRFPVQCPNQCETAKIPREEVEVHIQERCPSVSITCAFKEAGCKTKCQRFHLDSHMEENIKRHLSLVWELVRQQQQEIRQLKNALHASTQITNGSYIWKISDYKTKYLEAAYKGAKELTCQPFYTSRNGYKVSASVFLNGYGNSDGKYLSLYFKILPGEYDNILEWPFRLPVTFTLYDQAADPDKRKNIVERFVPDPTRKQFKKPHPDIETLGFGYPKFLSLETLKTRNFIKDDALYIGISVDNKTFIVP; this comes from the exons GTATTTGCCGATGTCTGCATCTACTCACTCGGACGTAGATAATTACAG TCGAACTACAAACATAAAGAATTCGCCACATAAAAT TGCTGGTGTATTCAAGTGCCCTGAAGATGACAAACCTCTCGACTACAGCAAA CTTTATCCTGATAACAACCTTTACACAGAGATCACAACCAGTCTGATCCGCTGCAAACACTACAAGGATGGATGCAAATGGGTTGATCAACTGGGAAAATTACAG AGTCATCTCGATATCTGTCGCTACGATGCTGTGTCCTGCCCCAACAGCTGTTCCGCTCTCCTCTCTCGCATGTGTGTCCATGACCATCTAGAATTTACCTGCCCAAGACGACGGGTACTGTGTAAATTTTGTGGAAACGAGTTTTCTGGAGAGCAATTTGAG AATCACAATGGCAACTGTCCATATGAATCCGTGTGGTGCGAGAACAAGTGTGGCGCTCGCCTTGACAGACGACATCTCTCAAATCATATGAAGAATGAATGCCACAAAAGAACTGTCCTGTGTCAGTATTGTAAACGAGAATTTGTAGAAGAAACATTACAG actcaTCAATACAAATGTCCCCGATTCCCTGTGCAATGTCCCAATCAGTGTGAAACAGCAAAAATCCCCAGAGAAGAGGTCGAAGTTCACATTCAAGAACGTTGTCCTTCTGTTTCAATTACTTGTGCTTTTAAAGAGGCTGGCTGCAAGACCAAG TGCCAAAGGTTCCATTTGGACAGTCATATGGAAGAAAATATCAAACGCCATTTGAGCTTGGTCTGGGAACTGGTACGACAGCAACAGCAGGAGATTCGTCAACTGAAGAACGCTCTTCATGCCAGTACACAGATCACCAATGGAAGCTACATTTGGAAGATCAGTGActacaagacaaaatatttagagGCTGCCTACAAAGGAGCCAAAGAACTGACTTGTCAACCGTTTTACACATCAAGGAATGGTTATAAAGTATCGGCATCGGTTTTTCTGAATGGTTACGGGAATTCAGATGGCAAATATCTTTCGTTGTATTTTAAAATCTTACCAGGAGAGTATGATAACATACTCGAATGGCCATTCCGGCTTCCAGTAACCTTTACCTTGTATGATCAAGCTGCTGACCCTGACAAACGTAAGAACATTGTGGAACGTTTTGTACCTGATCCTACAAGGAAACAGTTCAAGAAGCCCCACCCCGACATTGAAACACTCGGATTTGGCTACCCCAAATTCCTTTCTTTGGAGACTCTAAAGACCAGAAATTTCATTAAAGACGATGCTTTGTACATCGGGATTTCTGTagacaacaaaacatttatagTGCCATGA
- the LOC106871852 gene encoding TNF receptor-associated factor 4 isoform X2: MPGYNLSFVNKLSRRCICPLCRLPMKDPVVITTCGHRFCDVCLQEFLRYLPMSASTHSDVDNYSAGVFKCPEDDKPLDYSKLYPDNNLYTEITTSLIRCKHYKDGCKWVDQLGKLQSHLDICRYDAVSCPNSCSALLSRMCVHDHLEFTCPRRRVLCKFCGNEFSGEQFENHNGNCPYESVWCENKCGARLDRRHLSNHMKNECHKRTVLCQYCKREFVEETLQTHQYKCPRFPVQCPNQCETAKIPREEVEVHIQERCPSVSITCAFKEAGCKTKCQRFHLDSHMEENIKRHLSLVWELVRQQQQEIRQLKNALHASTQITNGSYIWKISDYKTKYLEAAYKGAKELTCQPFYTSRNGYKVSASVFLNGYGNSDGKYLSLYFKILPGEYDNILEWPFRLPVTFTLYDQAADPDKRKNIVERFVPDPTRKQFKKPHPDIETLGFGYPKFLSLETLKTRNFIKDDALYIGISVDNKTFIVP, encoded by the exons GTATTTGCCGATGTCTGCATCTACTCACTCGGACGTAGATAATTACAG TGCTGGTGTATTCAAGTGCCCTGAAGATGACAAACCTCTCGACTACAGCAAA CTTTATCCTGATAACAACCTTTACACAGAGATCACAACCAGTCTGATCCGCTGCAAACACTACAAGGATGGATGCAAATGGGTTGATCAACTGGGAAAATTACAG AGTCATCTCGATATCTGTCGCTACGATGCTGTGTCCTGCCCCAACAGCTGTTCCGCTCTCCTCTCTCGCATGTGTGTCCATGACCATCTAGAATTTACCTGCCCAAGACGACGGGTACTGTGTAAATTTTGTGGAAACGAGTTTTCTGGAGAGCAATTTGAG AATCACAATGGCAACTGTCCATATGAATCCGTGTGGTGCGAGAACAAGTGTGGCGCTCGCCTTGACAGACGACATCTCTCAAATCATATGAAGAATGAATGCCACAAAAGAACTGTCCTGTGTCAGTATTGTAAACGAGAATTTGTAGAAGAAACATTACAG actcaTCAATACAAATGTCCCCGATTCCCTGTGCAATGTCCCAATCAGTGTGAAACAGCAAAAATCCCCAGAGAAGAGGTCGAAGTTCACATTCAAGAACGTTGTCCTTCTGTTTCAATTACTTGTGCTTTTAAAGAGGCTGGCTGCAAGACCAAG TGCCAAAGGTTCCATTTGGACAGTCATATGGAAGAAAATATCAAACGCCATTTGAGCTTGGTCTGGGAACTGGTACGACAGCAACAGCAGGAGATTCGTCAACTGAAGAACGCTCTTCATGCCAGTACACAGATCACCAATGGAAGCTACATTTGGAAGATCAGTGActacaagacaaaatatttagagGCTGCCTACAAAGGAGCCAAAGAACTGACTTGTCAACCGTTTTACACATCAAGGAATGGTTATAAAGTATCGGCATCGGTTTTTCTGAATGGTTACGGGAATTCAGATGGCAAATATCTTTCGTTGTATTTTAAAATCTTACCAGGAGAGTATGATAACATACTCGAATGGCCATTCCGGCTTCCAGTAACCTTTACCTTGTATGATCAAGCTGCTGACCCTGACAAACGTAAGAACATTGTGGAACGTTTTGTACCTGATCCTACAAGGAAACAGTTCAAGAAGCCCCACCCCGACATTGAAACACTCGGATTTGGCTACCCCAAATTCCTTTCTTTGGAGACTCTAAAGACCAGAAATTTCATTAAAGACGATGCTTTGTACATCGGGATTTCTGTagacaacaaaacatttatagTGCCATGA